One window of the Chryseotalea sp. WA131a genome contains the following:
- a CDS encoding 2-C-methyl-D-erythritol 4-phosphate cytidylyltransferase — MVLTRETALIVAGGKGTRIKSALPKQFIELHGKPILLHTLEAFIRYSPTIPIVLVLPEDDFEIWRSICKKFNFTYPILLQKGGETRFQSVKNGLQKIEEGLVAIHDGVRPLVSEDIIGASFRLAAIHKCAIAAVRLKESIRMTDQDNTKAVDRSRFRLIQTPQTFQVDLIKKAYEQKEDNSFTDDASVAERAGNIISLFEGSYENIKITTHEDLVVAEALMGKKY, encoded by the coding sequence ATTGTCTTGACCCGCGAAACAGCCCTCATTGTTGCCGGTGGCAAAGGCACCCGAATAAAAAGTGCATTGCCCAAGCAGTTTATAGAACTGCACGGCAAACCTATTTTGCTGCACACCCTCGAAGCTTTCATCCGCTACTCCCCCACCATTCCGATCGTATTGGTGTTGCCCGAAGATGATTTTGAAATCTGGCGCAGCATCTGCAAAAAATTCAATTTCACGTATCCCATCCTTTTGCAGAAAGGTGGTGAGACGCGCTTTCAATCAGTAAAGAATGGCTTACAGAAAATTGAAGAAGGATTGGTGGCCATACACGATGGGGTACGCCCACTGGTGAGCGAAGATATCATCGGTGCCAGTTTTCGATTGGCGGCTATTCACAAATGCGCCATTGCCGCTGTGCGCTTGAAAGAATCCATCCGCATGACCGACCAAGACAATACCAAAGCTGTGGACCGTTCGCGCTTTCGGTTGATACAAACGCCACAAACTTTTCAAGTGGACTTAATTAAAAAAGCCTACGAACAAAAAGAAGACAACAGCTTTACCGATGACGCCAGCGTGGCCGAGCGCGCAGGAAACATCATTTCTTTATTTGAAGGAAGCTATGAAAATATCAAGATTACAACACATGAAGATTTGGTGGTGGCGGAGGCGTTGATGGGAAAGAAGTATTGA
- a CDS encoding addiction module protein, whose amino-acid sequence MKLQILKDKAGNQTGVYIPVEEWESIKSAYPDIENLDQELPQWEKDLIDRRLDAIRNNPERLRPIEELLTELNRKI is encoded by the coding sequence ATGAAATTGCAAATATTAAAAGATAAAGCTGGCAACCAAACAGGAGTTTACATACCTGTTGAAGAGTGGGAATCTATCAAATCTGCCTACCCAGATATTGAAAACTTAGACCAAGAATTACCGCAATGGGAAAAAGATTTGATAGATAGAAGGCTGGATGCAATTCGCAATAACCCTGAACGTCTTAGACCTATTGAAGAGCTATTGACTGAACTTAATCGTAAAATCTAA
- a CDS encoding type II toxin-antitoxin system RelE/ParE family toxin: MAYRLQFFDEVIVDIQEAKNWYKEQKDGLEIKFSLAVEIALERITKFPTAYSIRYKNIRLIYTKTFPYVIHYYVDELHQLVVITAIVHRKRHPDTARKRV, encoded by the coding sequence ATGGCCTATCGGCTACAGTTTTTTGATGAAGTTATTGTTGATATTCAAGAGGCAAAAAATTGGTACAAAGAACAAAAGGACGGCTTAGAAATAAAGTTCTCGCTAGCGGTTGAAATTGCACTCGAAAGGATAACGAAATTCCCCACAGCTTATTCGATTCGATACAAGAATATACGTCTGATTTACACAAAAACTTTTCCATACGTAATTCACTATTATGTAGATGAACTTCATCAATTGGTGGTTATCACTGCCATCGTACATAGAAAAAGACATCCGGATACTGCTCGAAAAAGAGTATAG
- a CDS encoding DUF2795 domain-containing protein, which yields MYWTLELASYLEDAPWPATKDELIDFSIRSGAPLEVVENLQELEDDGQPYESIEEIWPDYPTKEDFFFNEDEY from the coding sequence ATGTATTGGACACTTGAATTGGCTTCGTATCTGGAGGATGCACCTTGGCCCGCCACCAAAGATGAGTTGATCGACTTTTCTATCCGCTCGGGCGCACCGCTGGAGGTGGTAGAGAACTTACAAGAGTTGGAAGACGATGGCCAACCCTACGAAAGCATCGAAGAGATTTGGCCTGACTACCCGACCAAAGAGGACTTCTTTTTTAATGAGGACGAGTATTAG
- the ettA gene encoding energy-dependent translational throttle protein EttA, whose protein sequence is MADEKIIFSMAGVNKIYPPQKQVLKNIYLGFYYGAKIGVLGLNGSGKSSLLRIIAGIDKEFQGEVVSDLSFSVGLLEQEPQLDKTKTVREIVEEGVKETVALLKEFEAINEKFGDPEVLENPDKMDKLITRQAEVQDKLDAVDAWGLDAKLDRAMDALRCPPSDAKIEVLSGGEKRRVALCRLLLQEPDVLLLDEPTNHLDAESVYWLEQHLKQYKGTVIAVTHDRYFLDNVAGWILELDRGEGIPWKGNYSSWLDQKQKRLAQEEKSESKRQKALERELEWVRMNPKGRQAKGKARLSNYEKLISQETREKEEKLELFIPPGPRLGNKVIEANGVSKAYGDKLLYENLTFSLPPAGIVGIIGPNGAGKTTLFKMITGVEKPDAGTFAVGETVKFAYVDQEHDDLKPEDTVFQAITGGSDLLMVGGKEINSRAYVSKFNFSGTDQSKKVKELSGGMRNRAHLAIALKQGGNLLLLDEPTNDLDINTLRSLEEALENFGGCAVIISHDRWFLDRVCTHILAFEGDSQVFWFEGSFSEYEENKRKRLGDEQPKRIKYKKLVK, encoded by the coding sequence ATGGCAGATGAAAAAATAATTTTTTCGATGGCTGGTGTAAACAAGATTTACCCGCCCCAAAAACAAGTTTTAAAAAATATTTACCTCGGCTTCTACTACGGTGCCAAGATTGGTGTGCTCGGTCTCAATGGCTCGGGCAAGTCTTCGCTACTGCGGATCATAGCCGGAATCGATAAAGAATTTCAAGGCGAGGTAGTTTCGGATTTGAGCTTTAGCGTAGGCTTGCTAGAGCAAGAGCCACAACTGGATAAAACCAAAACGGTGCGTGAGATTGTAGAAGAAGGCGTAAAGGAAACCGTGGCATTGCTAAAAGAATTTGAAGCCATCAACGAAAAGTTTGGCGACCCCGAAGTGCTGGAGAACCCCGACAAAATGGACAAACTGATTACCCGCCAAGCAGAGGTGCAGGATAAGCTGGATGCAGTGGACGCGTGGGGATTGGATGCAAAGCTAGACCGTGCCATGGACGCGCTGCGTTGCCCCCCATCGGATGCAAAAATAGAAGTGCTATCGGGTGGTGAAAAAAGACGTGTGGCGTTGTGCCGATTGTTGTTGCAAGAACCCGATGTGTTGTTGCTGGATGAACCAACCAACCACTTGGATGCCGAATCTGTCTATTGGCTGGAACAACACTTGAAACAATACAAAGGCACAGTGATCGCGGTAACGCACGATCGTTACTTTTTAGATAACGTGGCGGGCTGGATTTTGGAATTAGATCGTGGTGAGGGAATTCCGTGGAAAGGAAATTATTCGAGCTGGCTCGATCAAAAGCAAAAACGGTTAGCGCAAGAAGAAAAGTCAGAATCGAAAAGACAAAAAGCATTGGAGCGTGAGTTGGAATGGGTGCGCATGAACCCGAAAGGCCGACAAGCAAAAGGAAAAGCGCGCTTGAGCAACTACGAAAAATTAATCAGTCAGGAGACCCGAGAGAAAGAAGAGAAACTGGAGCTGTTCATTCCACCGGGGCCGCGCTTGGGCAATAAAGTGATTGAAGCGAATGGCGTATCAAAAGCGTATGGAGACAAGTTGCTCTACGAAAATCTAACTTTTTCCCTTCCTCCTGCTGGGATTGTGGGCATTATCGGACCGAATGGTGCGGGTAAGACAACACTTTTCAAAATGATCACAGGTGTGGAGAAGCCAGATGCAGGAACGTTTGCCGTGGGCGAAACCGTAAAATTTGCTTATGTAGATCAAGAGCATGATGATCTGAAACCAGAGGATACAGTTTTCCAAGCCATCACTGGTGGCAGTGACCTGCTGATGGTGGGCGGAAAAGAAATCAACTCCCGTGCGTATGTAAGCAAGTTTAACTTCAGCGGAACCGATCAATCTAAAAAAGTAAAGGAACTGTCTGGTGGTATGCGCAACAGAGCACACTTGGCCATTGCACTGAAACAAGGTGGAAATCTGCTATTGCTTGATGAGCCTACGAACGACTTGGACATTAACACACTTCGTTCATTGGAAGAAGCATTGGAAAATTTTGGTGGCTGTGCCGTCATTATCTCTCACGACCGGTGGTTCTTAGATCGGGTGTGTACACACATCCTCGCCTTTGAAGGCGACTCACAAGTATTTTGGTTTGAAGGCAGTTTTAGCGAATACGAAGAAAATAAACGCAAGCGCTTAGGCGATGAGCAGCCGAAGAGGATTAAGTACAAGAAACTTGTTAAATAA
- the creD gene encoding cell envelope integrity protein CreD — METITPSPNLFERLNNWIKESVTIKLMSIGFLILILLIPTTWIESLIVERQSRAESVVKEISEKWSGEQTVSGPVLIIPFTKRERIDKGKDGIEIKEWMETAYFLPNNLNVQSKVNSEVLYRGIFEAAVYQSDISMQSQFDKPDFAKLNVEENDVRWKEARLVVGINDLRGISKNPIITAGGIEKTSEPSNQIGLSTQFHKSPNDSYEGEQAVVPYAQSFTTENGVVVPLQWTTAEDFKKDVLITLGLKGSTLLYFVPVGKTTHVKVEGAWPSPSFTGNFSPSKREVNEKGFLAEWDILHYNRPFSQQWIGDGQKLSGSEFGVKLLIPVGQYQKSMRTAKYGVLVILLTFVALFLVEIMRKVRIHPFQYILIGAALIIYHSLLLSFSEHVGYDIAYLLATIATVTLVSLYAITFLVTRKLVLIFSSFLAFFYTFIFVIIQMQDYSLLLGSIGLFLIIAVIMYFSKNIRWYKEGN, encoded by the coding sequence ATGGAAACCATCACACCATCGCCTAACCTTTTCGAGCGGCTCAACAATTGGATCAAAGAGTCGGTCACCATCAAACTGATGTCGATCGGCTTTTTAATTTTGATTTTGCTGATTCCTACTACCTGGATCGAGTCATTGATTGTTGAGCGACAGTCGCGGGCCGAATCAGTGGTGAAAGAAATTTCCGAAAAATGGTCAGGCGAGCAAACGGTATCGGGTCCTGTACTTATCATTCCATTTACCAAGCGTGAGAGAATTGATAAGGGAAAGGACGGTATTGAAATCAAGGAATGGATGGAGACAGCCTATTTTTTACCCAATAACCTCAACGTACAATCAAAAGTTAACTCCGAAGTTTTGTACCGAGGCATTTTTGAGGCAGCCGTGTATCAATCGGATATCAGCATGCAAAGCCAGTTTGATAAACCCGATTTCGCAAAACTGAATGTAGAAGAAAATGACGTGCGATGGAAAGAAGCACGGTTGGTGGTAGGCATCAATGACCTTCGGGGCATTAGCAAGAATCCGATAATAACTGCTGGAGGAATAGAAAAAACCTCAGAACCCTCCAACCAAATCGGGCTTTCCACCCAATTCCATAAATCGCCAAATGATAGCTATGAAGGAGAGCAAGCGGTTGTTCCTTATGCCCAATCATTCACTACCGAAAATGGGGTGGTTGTTCCCCTTCAGTGGACTACGGCTGAAGATTTTAAGAAAGACGTATTGATTACATTGGGATTGAAAGGAAGCACGCTTTTGTATTTTGTGCCAGTCGGTAAAACTACACATGTGAAAGTGGAAGGCGCATGGCCAAGCCCGAGTTTTACAGGAAATTTTTCTCCTTCAAAACGTGAAGTAAACGAGAAAGGCTTTTTGGCCGAGTGGGATATCCTCCACTACAACCGCCCCTTTTCTCAGCAATGGATTGGAGACGGGCAAAAACTTTCGGGTTCAGAGTTTGGTGTAAAGTTGCTGATACCGGTTGGCCAATATCAAAAAAGTATGCGCACAGCAAAATATGGCGTGTTGGTAATCTTGCTCACGTTCGTTGCGTTGTTTTTAGTCGAGATCATGCGTAAAGTTCGCATCCATCCCTTTCAATATATTTTGATTGGTGCGGCATTGATCATTTACCATTCATTGCTGCTTTCTTTCTCCGAACATGTGGGATATGATATTGCCTATTTACTAGCTACGATTGCCACCGTAACCTTGGTGAGTTTGTATGCCATAACCTTTTTGGTGACGCGTAAACTGGTGCTGATTTTCAGTTCGTTCTTGGCATTTTTCTACACCTTCATTTTTGTGATCATTCAAATGCAAGATTACTCGTTATTGCTGGGCAGCATTGGCTTGTTCTTGATTATTGCGGTGATCATGTATTTCTCCAAAAATATTCGGTGGTATAAGGAGGGGAATTAA
- a CDS encoding transcriptional regulator produces MKNPFENLDKVLEHRLRLQIISVLAANESYEFTGLKELLDATDGNLATHLKALEREKYISISKSFIDRKPNTRYKISERGRAAFKKHLDAMEELIKQQKK; encoded by the coding sequence GTGAAGAATCCGTTCGAAAATCTAGATAAAGTGTTAGAACATCGGTTGCGCCTGCAGATTATTTCTGTATTGGCGGCCAACGAATCGTATGAGTTTACGGGCTTGAAAGAGTTATTGGATGCGACTGATGGGAATTTGGCCACGCACCTAAAAGCGCTGGAGCGGGAGAAGTATATTTCAATCAGCAAGTCGTTTATAGATCGTAAGCCAAACACGCGCTACAAAATTTCTGAAAGGGGGAGAGCCGCTTTCAAAAAACATTTGGACGCGATGGAAGAACTGATCAAACAACAGAAGAAATAA
- a CDS encoding GIY-YIG nuclease family protein, whose product MQVFYIYILYSSSSDRYYVGYTSDFRKRLLEHNDTSKGKSSFTRRNGPWELKCVLDCGQSESEAIKIERWIKNQKSKNLIKKIIAGIPLYGPVANLVRVSI is encoded by the coding sequence GTGCAAGTATTTTACATTTACATCTTGTACTCTTCGTCTTCGGACAGATACTACGTTGGATATACTTCTGATTTTCGAAAACGGCTTCTGGAACACAATGATACGTCTAAAGGGAAAAGTTCATTTACCCGAAGAAATGGGCCATGGGAATTGAAATGTGTTTTGGATTGTGGGCAATCAGAGTCAGAGGCCATTAAGATAGAGCGATGGATAAAAAACCAAAAAAGTAAGAATTTGATTAAAAAGATCATCGCAGGAATACCCCTTTATGGGCCTGTAGCTAATTTGGTCAGGGTTTCAATTTGA
- a CDS encoding GIY-YIG nuclease family protein encodes MQVFYIYILYSSSSDKYYVGYTSDFRKRLLEHNDTSKGKNSFTRRNGPWELKCVLDCGQSESEAIKIERWIKNQKSKDLIKKIIAGIPLYGPVANLVRVSI; translated from the coding sequence GTGCAAGTATTTTACATTTACATCTTGTACTCTTCTTCTTCGGACAAATACTACGTTGGATATACTTCTGATTTTCGAAAACGGCTTCTGGAACACAATGATACGTCTAAAGGGAAAAATTCATTTACCCGAAGAAATGGGCCATGGGAATTGAAATGTGTTTTGGATTGTGGGCAATCAGAGTCAGAGGCCATTAAGATAGAGCGATGGATAAAAAACCAAAAAAGTAAGGATTTGATTAAAAAGATCATCGCAGGAATACCCCTTTACGGGCCTGTAGCTAATTTGGTCAGGGTTTCAATTTGA
- a CDS encoding MATE family efflux transporter, with amino-acid sequence MTASTQKDSIFQLFIKAIKGEEQNFTQGSINRAIFLLAIPMIVEMGMESIFAVVDIFYVSKLNSSDAVAAVGYTESVLSILYSLAMGLGMGATAIVSRRIGEQDKEGASIAAVQAIYLALGMAFVISIIGIFFYKDILAMMGASQAVLQSSSRYALWMFAGNYTVTLLFLINAVFRGAGNAAIAMKSLLLANILNIILDPIFIFGWGPIPSMGVEGAAIATNIGRGVGVAFQLYYLFVGKSIIKIKWGKMPFNPSIILNVVKVSGGSILQFIIGSASWIFLMKLMSNFGDNAVAGYTTAIRIFIFTLLPSWGLANAGATLVGQNLGADQPERAETSVWRAAYYNAFFMVVVMILFLTVSPWIIGLFTKQEEVVYYGVQALRYVSLGYVFYGYGMVVMQALNGAGDTYTPTLLNVVGFWVFQIPFAYWAAIHAGLGPKGVFIAIALAESLMAVAGIIIFRRGKWKTMKV; translated from the coding sequence ATGACAGCTTCAACTCAAAAGGATTCTATATTTCAATTATTTATCAAAGCCATTAAAGGTGAAGAGCAAAACTTTACCCAAGGCAGTATCAACCGCGCTATTTTTCTATTGGCCATACCGATGATTGTAGAGATGGGCATGGAATCGATTTTTGCCGTGGTGGATATTTTCTACGTAAGCAAACTCAATAGCAGCGATGCCGTGGCTGCTGTAGGTTACACCGAATCGGTGCTCAGTATTTTGTATTCGTTGGCCATGGGTTTGGGCATGGGCGCTACTGCAATTGTTTCACGAAGAATTGGTGAGCAAGATAAAGAAGGCGCAAGCATTGCTGCTGTGCAGGCTATTTATTTAGCATTGGGCATGGCGTTCGTCATCAGCATTATCGGGATCTTTTTTTACAAAGATATTTTGGCCATGATGGGTGCCTCACAAGCCGTGCTTCAGTCTAGTTCTCGTTATGCTTTGTGGATGTTTGCAGGAAATTATACCGTAACACTTTTATTTTTGATCAACGCAGTGTTTCGCGGTGCAGGCAATGCTGCCATTGCCATGAAATCATTATTGTTAGCAAACATTCTCAACATTATTTTAGACCCCATTTTTATTTTCGGTTGGGGTCCTATACCCTCCATGGGCGTAGAAGGTGCTGCCATTGCAACCAATATTGGTAGGGGCGTGGGCGTTGCTTTTCAATTGTATTATTTGTTTGTCGGCAAGAGCATCATCAAAATCAAATGGGGCAAAATGCCGTTCAATCCTTCTATTATTTTAAACGTGGTGAAGGTTTCGGGCGGCAGTATTTTGCAATTCATTATCGGCTCTGCCAGTTGGATATTTTTAATGAAACTGATGTCCAACTTTGGTGACAATGCCGTGGCGGGTTACACCACTGCGATTCGAATTTTTATATTCACGTTGTTGCCCTCTTGGGGATTGGCAAATGCAGGCGCTACTTTGGTAGGGCAAAACCTAGGTGCCGATCAACCCGAGCGTGCAGAAACTTCTGTTTGGAGAGCAGCCTACTACAATGCATTCTTTATGGTAGTGGTGATGATTTTATTTTTAACTGTTTCACCGTGGATCATTGGCTTGTTTACAAAACAAGAAGAAGTAGTGTATTATGGTGTGCAAGCATTGCGTTATGTTAGTCTCGGGTATGTCTTCTATGGATATGGCATGGTGGTGATGCAAGCACTGAACGGTGCAGGCGACACCTATACACCCACTTTGCTCAATGTGGTTGGATTTTGGGTATTCCAAATTCCATTTGCGTATTGGGCGGCCATACATGCGGGCTTGGGACCCAAAGGAGTTTTTATTGCCATTGCGTTGGCAGAATCATTAATGGCCGTGGCAGGGATCATTATTTTTAGGAGAGGGAAATGGAAGACGATGAAGGTATAG
- a CDS encoding amidohydrolase: protein MKSILLSIAIVGLLSAQAQTLKVTNEKDKQLALQNLNNKYPAYAAIAKQIWANAELGFQEVKSSTLLQETLRKEGFNVQAGVSEMPTAFVATYGSGKPVIGILAEFDALPGLSQDSVTTKKALVEGKAGHACGHNLFGTASSAAAIELKNWLSKNKKSGTIKLFGTPAEEGGGAKVYMVRDGLFKEVDAVLHWHPSNANNASPESCMAIKQTLFRFYGRAAHAAAAPEKGRSALDAVEAMNYMANMMREHVPSDVRIHYVITKGGLAANVVPEFAEVEYMVRHPNAAVVAEIWNRLVKCAEGAANGTETTMKYEIISGSYNLLPNETLSRIMYENLKKVGGVNYSPTEIEFAKKLQTSFTFKAPDLTDAQKVQPFTLGGFFPASTDVGDITWVVPTAGLGTATWVPGVPAHSWQAVATGSTSIGLKAMMNAAKTLTLTGMDLFNNPDMCEKAKKELTEKTGVDFQYNSLIGDRKPPLDFRKGLN from the coding sequence ATGAAATCAATTCTTCTATCGATTGCCATTGTCGGATTACTCTCCGCTCAAGCTCAAACATTAAAAGTGACAAACGAAAAAGACAAGCAACTTGCCTTGCAAAACCTAAACAATAAATATCCTGCATATGCCGCCATTGCCAAACAAATTTGGGCCAATGCAGAGCTAGGATTTCAAGAAGTCAAAAGCAGTACGCTGCTGCAAGAAACCCTAAGGAAGGAAGGTTTCAACGTGCAAGCAGGTGTTTCAGAAATGCCGACCGCCTTTGTAGCGACCTATGGATCGGGCAAACCAGTGATCGGAATATTGGCAGAATTTGATGCCTTGCCAGGCTTATCGCAAGATAGTGTAACGACCAAGAAGGCATTGGTAGAAGGCAAAGCCGGTCATGCTTGCGGCCATAATCTTTTTGGCACCGCATCGAGTGCTGCGGCCATCGAATTGAAAAATTGGTTATCGAAAAACAAAAAATCAGGAACAATAAAATTGTTTGGAACGCCTGCCGAAGAAGGTGGCGGTGCGAAGGTTTACATGGTGCGCGATGGTTTATTCAAAGAAGTAGATGCTGTGTTGCACTGGCATCCATCCAACGCCAACAATGCCAGTCCCGAGTCGTGTATGGCCATCAAGCAAACTTTGTTTCGATTTTATGGAAGAGCGGCACATGCGGCAGCCGCTCCCGAAAAAGGTCGTTCAGCGCTGGATGCCGTAGAAGCCATGAACTACATGGCCAACATGATGCGCGAGCATGTTCCTTCCGATGTGCGCATCCACTATGTCATTACCAAAGGCGGGTTGGCCGCCAATGTGGTTCCTGAATTTGCAGAGGTGGAATACATGGTGCGCCATCCGAATGCGGCCGTGGTAGCCGAGATTTGGAATCGCTTGGTAAAATGTGCCGAAGGCGCAGCAAATGGAACAGAGACCACCATGAAGTACGAAATAATCTCTGGCTCTTATAATTTGTTGCCCAATGAAACGCTGTCGCGGATTATGTACGAAAATTTGAAAAAAGTTGGTGGCGTAAATTATTCACCTACCGAAATTGAATTTGCTAAAAAGCTTCAAACCAGCTTTACCTTTAAAGCACCTGACTTGACGGATGCACAAAAAGTTCAACCGTTCACCCTTGGCGGATTTTTTCCTGCCTCTACTGATGTGGGCGACATTACATGGGTGGTGCCTACTGCTGGTTTAGGCACAGCCACCTGGGTGCCGGGTGTGCCTGCTCACTCGTGGCAAGCCGTAGCAACCGGCAGCACAAGCATTGGGTTGAAGGCGATGATGAACGCTGCAAAAACTCTGACACTTACGGGGATGGATTTATTTAACAATCCAGACATGTGCGAGAAAGCCAAAAAAGAACTGACTGAAAAAACTGGAGTCGACTTTCAGTACAACTCATTGATTGGCGATCGAAAGCCACCATTGGATTTTAGGAAGGGGCTGAATTGA
- the rseP gene encoding RIP metalloprotease RseP has translation MELMIRISQLLLSLSILIVVHEWGHYFSARMFNIKVEKFYLFFDFLFPMANVLNFSLLKYKKGDTEYGIGWFPLGGYVKIAGMVDESMDKDQLKAEPQPWEFRSKPAWQRLIVMMGGIIVNVVVGVLIFIGIVYFIGDTTLPKEYVERNGGIHALELAQQIGLKTGDRIIKINGQDYENFDDLMKPNFLLSDNASYTVLRDGQEIIVPIPENFLENFNSKEAASTFMQTRFPATVGRTSDKVDLIYSEEGVIVESKKPVESLAKKVGLQKGDQFIEMEGMPITYYDEVSSIIKNGAKDSIAFKIKRGSNVLSFKAAFKNQAQIGFGPLGPNKDDLRHITYSLGEAIPLGTARAFGVVWLQIKAFGKLFTGKMDPRKSLSGPVAMVGMFSSEWDWEGFWRMTGLLSMVLAFMNFLPIPALDGGYVMFLLYEMISGREPSEKFFENAIKVGMAILLLLMVFVFYNDIAKAITGG, from the coding sequence ATGGAATTAATGATCCGGATTTCTCAACTGCTCTTGAGTTTGTCAATTTTAATTGTGGTGCACGAGTGGGGTCATTATTTCTCAGCCCGCATGTTCAACATTAAGGTTGAGAAGTTTTATCTCTTCTTCGACTTTCTGTTCCCCATGGCCAACGTGCTAAACTTCTCGTTGTTGAAATACAAAAAAGGAGATACCGAATATGGCATTGGCTGGTTTCCCTTGGGCGGCTATGTAAAAATAGCTGGCATGGTTGACGAGAGCATGGACAAAGACCAGTTGAAAGCAGAGCCCCAACCATGGGAGTTTCGCTCGAAGCCCGCTTGGCAGCGATTGATTGTGATGATGGGTGGAATAATAGTAAATGTGGTAGTGGGTGTTTTAATTTTTATTGGAATCGTTTATTTTATTGGTGATACAACGTTGCCCAAGGAATATGTAGAAAGGAATGGAGGGATTCATGCCTTGGAACTTGCTCAGCAGATTGGGTTGAAAACGGGTGATAGAATTATCAAAATCAACGGGCAAGACTATGAGAATTTTGATGATTTGATGAAGCCCAATTTCCTGCTTTCAGATAATGCCAGTTATACCGTTTTGCGCGATGGTCAAGAAATCATTGTCCCAATTCCAGAAAATTTTCTAGAGAATTTCAATTCGAAGGAAGCAGCCTCTACTTTTATGCAAACCCGATTTCCGGCCACAGTTGGTAGAACTTCTGATAAGGTAGATTTGATTTACAGTGAAGAAGGCGTTATTGTTGAATCGAAAAAACCAGTTGAATCGCTGGCAAAAAAAGTGGGTTTGCAGAAAGGTGATCAGTTTATAGAAATGGAAGGGATGCCAATTACGTATTACGATGAGGTATCATCCATTATAAAAAATGGAGCTAAGGATTCGATAGCGTTCAAAATAAAAAGAGGCTCTAATGTACTAAGCTTTAAAGCAGCCTTTAAGAACCAAGCCCAAATAGGTTTTGGACCCTTAGGGCCTAACAAGGATGATCTTAGACATATAACATACAGTCTTGGTGAAGCAATACCTTTAGGAACGGCACGTGCCTTTGGTGTTGTTTGGTTACAAATCAAAGCATTTGGCAAGCTCTTTACCGGAAAAATGGATCCAAGAAAATCGTTGTCAGGACCAGTTGCCATGGTTGGAATGTTTAGTTCCGAATGGGACTGGGAAGGTTTCTGGCGTATGACTGGTCTGCTCTCTATGGTATTGGCATTTATGAATTTCTTGCCCATACCCGCATTAGATGGTGGCTATGTCATGTTCTTGTTGTATGAGATGATCAGTGGTCGCGAGCCATCAGAGAAATTCTTTGAGAATGCCATCAAAGTAGGTATGGCTATTTTGTTGTTGCTGATGGTGTTTGTTTTCTATAACGACATTGCGAAAGCGATAACGGGAGGATAA